The following proteins are co-located in the Leptospira weilii genome:
- a CDS encoding PAS domain S-box protein, producing MKALDSNLLNSEFFRQIFETNRDGIAIANLNGSFLEANSAFQILTGYSLEELRKDNFWSSLVPASWNAAERKDFEDNLFFSGYSQEFEKEYSCKGGTIISISVKAYVIRDESKHPTAIWGIVRDISEQKQNEEVRKKFCDEIRESWEALQRIFALNPFPMAICEIDTGKLLEVNRKFAEQIEYDSDKLIGKTMTELGVWFSPEVKENILTIVRREGFVDNIETPFRTAKGIEFWGLFSAQQIEYKGKIAFLSVMVPITDRIKEERERQRLLDEVREKKEILDQIFRLNPSAITLARADDGRYVDVNDLFLEHLGKTREEVLNKTPAELSLYYNLLDREKILQKLNEDGVVQNLEVKLQTYEKKIKTILFSSRYIESKGEKKILSIGHDISELKESALDLQNLAKELEKSKDLFQKLFQLVPSALVLTDWEDRTIVDVNQRFLEMAKRAREEVIGKTTPEIHIWDKSGNFREEVYQALSKTGEVKNYESVYLASDGEIIPILYSARIIEINGRKQVISLATDISEKKKSEEEKRKLDEELRLSKDLFEKLFQLTPAAVSLSDLETGIYRQVNQSYCDLVGYTKEQLIGKSSIELGIWESSIDRENFKGKLEEKDWIGSLEVTIQSSNGIRKHVISGNKVFQLDRKSMLLSLLVDVTDKKIMESERNEYFARMQESKDLFEMIFEMNPDTITINDLQNEKYIQVNERFSEMLQYSKEEAVGRMPMQLGVWNDDKERVKVAAILREEGIVRDYEAQFKRKSGEVVDTLFSARRVKIGDSSIVIAITRDITQQKLASREREEQTRRIALHAQALMEMATDSEFASGNLESGMKKITLMVSEVANCDRASIWIFHKENPSLWTLFAGWDRKEQTYMKRMELDMSSYPNYYEAIQRDRFVDATDVINDPRTAELAATYSIPHGISSLLDAPFFLRGKIKGVICLEHRGNLRRWKGYEKQFVVTVAEQVTQLLLNAERKEAKEELERAVRIRTSELANALENLQRTQDQLILSEKMAALGQLVAGIAHEINNPLGAIAAFSGELKAYLSSSAEKMEKLGYELASVDSEFIHNLSELIRKGIDSKEGILSRENRRIVLNSIKTKLAEFGYENAHDIADRLLDNGLSSALQEFPSLFSNPKSYSLIKFALEEIHAYRNILLIRLAVDRTSKIVYALKTYAHIDTEENRGKIIIDLAENIETVLTIYHNKIKGGVDVELDFPIRPLIAAYPDDLVQVWTNLIYNSLQAMRFKGKIRISIQDRKDEVRVSIEDNGPGIPREVRERIFDPFFTTKGPGEGSGLGLDISRRIVKKHQGRIELESESGKTVFHIFLPKE from the coding sequence ATGAAAGCTTTGGATTCCAATCTACTCAATTCAGAATTTTTTCGGCAGATTTTCGAAACCAATCGAGATGGAATTGCAATTGCGAATTTGAACGGTTCTTTTTTGGAAGCCAATTCAGCCTTTCAGATTCTAACAGGTTATTCTCTCGAAGAACTTCGAAAAGACAACTTTTGGTCATCATTGGTCCCTGCAAGTTGGAATGCGGCCGAGAGAAAAGATTTTGAAGACAATCTTTTCTTTTCCGGTTATTCCCAGGAGTTTGAAAAGGAATACTCTTGTAAAGGCGGTACAATCATCTCAATTTCCGTAAAAGCATACGTTATCCGAGACGAGTCTAAACATCCGACTGCAATTTGGGGAATTGTCAGAGATATCTCGGAACAAAAGCAAAACGAAGAAGTTCGTAAAAAATTTTGCGACGAGATCAGGGAAAGTTGGGAAGCGCTTCAGAGGATTTTCGCTTTGAATCCTTTTCCGATGGCGATTTGCGAAATCGATACCGGAAAACTTTTGGAAGTGAACCGTAAGTTCGCGGAACAAATCGAATACGATTCCGATAAACTGATCGGAAAAACTATGACTGAACTCGGGGTTTGGTTTTCGCCTGAGGTTAAGGAAAACATTCTCACGATCGTGAGACGTGAGGGTTTTGTAGATAATATAGAAACGCCGTTTCGAACTGCTAAGGGTATCGAGTTTTGGGGACTTTTTTCCGCGCAACAAATCGAATACAAAGGAAAAATCGCGTTTTTAAGCGTCATGGTCCCGATAACCGACAGGATCAAAGAGGAAAGAGAAAGGCAAAGGTTACTCGATGAGGTTCGAGAGAAGAAGGAAATTCTCGATCAAATCTTTCGTTTGAATCCTTCCGCAATCACATTAGCAAGAGCTGATGATGGAAGGTATGTGGACGTAAACGATCTCTTTTTGGAACATTTGGGCAAAACGAGAGAAGAGGTTTTAAACAAAACGCCTGCCGAGCTCAGCCTTTATTACAATTTGCTCGATCGGGAAAAAATTCTTCAGAAGTTGAACGAGGATGGTGTCGTTCAAAATTTAGAGGTCAAACTTCAAACATACGAGAAGAAAATAAAAACAATTTTATTTTCTTCTAGATATATAGAATCGAAAGGAGAAAAGAAAATTCTCTCGATAGGTCACGACATTTCCGAGCTAAAGGAATCCGCTCTTGATTTACAAAATCTTGCAAAGGAGCTTGAAAAAAGCAAGGATCTCTTTCAGAAATTATTTCAACTAGTCCCTTCTGCGCTCGTTCTAACCGATTGGGAGGATCGTACGATCGTCGACGTAAACCAAAGATTCTTGGAAATGGCAAAACGTGCCCGAGAAGAAGTGATCGGAAAAACGACTCCTGAAATTCATATTTGGGATAAGTCCGGGAATTTCAGGGAAGAGGTTTATCAGGCGCTTTCCAAAACGGGAGAAGTAAAAAATTATGAGTCCGTTTATCTCGCTTCGGACGGAGAAATCATACCGATCTTGTACTCGGCCAGAATCATCGAAATTAACGGAAGGAAACAGGTTATTTCTCTTGCGACGGATATCAGTGAAAAGAAAAAGTCGGAAGAAGAAAAGAGAAAACTCGATGAAGAACTTCGCCTCAGTAAGGATCTTTTTGAAAAACTCTTTCAACTTACTCCGGCCGCCGTGTCGCTTTCCGATTTGGAAACGGGGATTTATCGCCAGGTAAATCAATCCTATTGCGATCTCGTCGGCTACACAAAAGAGCAGCTTATTGGCAAATCGTCTATAGAACTCGGAATTTGGGAATCTTCGATTGATCGTGAGAACTTCAAGGGAAAATTAGAAGAAAAAGATTGGATCGGAAGTCTTGAAGTTACGATTCAAAGTTCGAATGGAATTCGTAAGCACGTAATTTCCGGAAACAAAGTCTTTCAATTGGACCGGAAGTCGATGCTGCTCTCCCTTCTTGTCGATGTTACGGACAAGAAGATTATGGAGTCCGAAAGAAACGAGTACTTTGCAAGGATGCAGGAGAGCAAGGATCTTTTCGAGATGATCTTTGAAATGAATCCGGACACGATCACGATCAACGATCTTCAAAACGAAAAGTATATTCAAGTGAACGAACGCTTTTCGGAAATGTTACAATATTCCAAAGAAGAAGCGGTCGGTAGGATGCCCATGCAACTGGGAGTTTGGAATGACGACAAAGAAAGAGTCAAAGTGGCTGCGATCTTAAGAGAAGAGGGGATCGTCCGGGACTACGAAGCCCAATTTAAAAGGAAAAGCGGCGAAGTCGTGGATACTTTGTTTTCCGCGAGACGAGTTAAAATCGGAGATTCCTCCATCGTGATCGCGATCACACGAGACATCACTCAACAAAAACTCGCTTCGAGGGAAAGGGAAGAGCAAACGAGAAGAATTGCCTTACACGCGCAGGCGCTTATGGAAATGGCTACCGATTCCGAATTTGCTTCCGGAAATTTGGAATCGGGTATGAAAAAAATAACGTTAATGGTTTCCGAAGTGGCGAACTGCGATCGGGCGTCGATTTGGATTTTTCATAAGGAAAATCCGAGTCTTTGGACTCTTTTCGCAGGCTGGGATCGGAAAGAGCAAACGTATATGAAAAGAATGGAATTGGATATGTCTTCTTATCCGAATTATTATGAAGCAATCCAAAGGGATCGATTCGTAGACGCGACGGATGTAATCAACGATCCTCGAACCGCGGAACTCGCGGCGACTTACAGTATTCCGCACGGAATCAGTTCTTTACTCGACGCGCCTTTTTTTCTCCGAGGAAAAATCAAAGGAGTTATTTGTCTCGAACATAGAGGCAATCTGAGAAGATGGAAAGGATACGAAAAACAATTCGTAGTTACAGTCGCGGAACAGGTCACACAACTTTTATTGAATGCGGAAAGAAAAGAAGCCAAGGAAGAATTGGAAAGGGCGGTAAGAATAAGAACTTCCGAGCTAGCGAACGCTCTTGAAAATCTGCAAAGAACGCAGGATCAATTGATCCTTTCCGAAAAGATGGCCGCGCTCGGACAACTTGTTGCGGGAATTGCGCACGAAATCAATAATCCGTTAGGTGCCATCGCGGCGTTCAGCGGAGAATTGAAAGCCTATTTGAGTTCGTCCGCGGAGAAGATGGAAAAGCTGGGTTATGAGCTTGCTTCTGTGGACTCCGAGTTCATTCATAATCTTTCCGAATTGATTCGAAAAGGAATCGACAGTAAGGAAGGTATTCTTTCCAGAGAAAACAGAAGAATCGTTTTGAATTCCATTAAGACGAAATTGGCCGAGTTTGGTTATGAAAATGCGCACGATATCGCGGATCGGCTTTTGGACAACGGACTTTCTTCGGCGTTGCAGGAATTTCCTTCCTTGTTTTCGAATCCTAAGTCTTATTCTTTGATTAAGTTTGCTTTGGAGGAAATTCACGCTTATAGAAATATTCTTCTGATTCGATTGGCCGTGGATAGAACGTCTAAAATCGTTTACGCTTTGAAAACTTACGCTCATATCGATACGGAAGAAAACAGAGGAAAAATTATTATCGATCTTGCGGAAAACATAGAGACCGTTTTGACGATCTATCATAACAAAATCAAAGGCGGGGTGGATGTGGAGTTGGATTTTCCGATTCGTCCTCTGATCGCCGCGTATCCGGACGATCTCGTTCAAGTGTGGACAAATCTAATATACAATTCTTTGCAAGCGATGCGTTTTAAAGGAAAGATTCGAATTTCAATTCAAGACCGAAAAGACGAAGTCCGGGTTTCAATCGAGGATAACGGTCCTGGGATTCCTCGGGAAGTGAGGGAAAGAATTTTCGATCCTTTTTTTACGACAAAAGGTCCGGGAGAAGGAAGCGGCTTGGGTTTGGACATTTCTCGGAGGATCGTAAAAAAACACCAAGGAAGAATTGAGCTCGAATCTGAATCCGGTAAAACTGTATTTCATATATTTCTTCCTAAAGAATGA
- a CDS encoding DUF2079 domain-containing protein, producing MSLSVLSLLPFFIFYLPIQYWIGSKGISGLILTGILLCAPILFRIQKRWKKESFPPLIVSPGILISYWSLFVFTEGIFYTTTALDSFFLGDFDYTAQTRMIVPTIDGKFFQTQYYGPNENANFLSHHMTPGILLLTPFPILFGSELGFGIGIFFFASITIPLLYYYLRTCSVSKELSLCASLLWSGSSSFYRLNHSLHFEVLVPLLCLCALIGIQRQKFWITSISLCFFLGIKEDLSIYLAAIAIFLIPTDKKRNKEWTFVFIICIFYYFFIFPILNEWAGISAERNWKEYWGAQNKNPISIFLDYIQNPENRFQYWKGIRDLSLEWGFWNLTGGWILFPFFGLYSVFRLSIHPWVRDLYSYYVYPLIPFLILFLKTGAVWIQDRIDKSKTKFLSSVSKEKKLIFILILTFSASIHRNSKESEYPIVFSPKPDRTTELKDILKQIPAGSSVSAGFHLSPFVPLKNPVYPIREDREWKEWILLDREYNSPYLSSEKILERIDADVLKGKLRWVRKTNRFGLLRSNTKSPVP from the coding sequence ATGTCATTATCCGTCCTCTCATTATTGCCCTTTTTTATATTTTATCTTCCGATTCAATATTGGATCGGAAGTAAAGGAATCAGCGGACTCATCTTAACGGGAATTCTTCTCTGCGCTCCGATTCTTTTTCGGATTCAAAAGAGATGGAAAAAAGAATCGTTTCCGCCTTTGATCGTTTCCCCCGGCATTCTCATCTCGTATTGGTCTCTGTTTGTTTTTACGGAAGGAATTTTTTACACAACCACAGCGTTAGACTCCTTTTTCTTAGGCGATTTCGACTATACGGCTCAGACGAGAATGATCGTCCCTACGATCGACGGAAAATTTTTTCAGACTCAATATTACGGTCCGAATGAGAACGCGAACTTTCTATCTCACCACATGACGCCTGGTATCTTACTTTTGACCCCCTTTCCAATTTTGTTCGGATCAGAGCTCGGATTCGGAATCGGGATATTTTTTTTCGCTTCGATCACAATTCCCCTTTTATACTATTATTTAAGAACCTGTTCTGTCTCCAAAGAACTTTCCCTTTGTGCTTCCCTTCTTTGGTCGGGCTCGTCCAGTTTTTATCGATTAAACCATTCGTTGCACTTCGAAGTTTTGGTCCCACTTCTCTGTTTATGCGCGCTTATTGGAATTCAAAGGCAAAAATTTTGGATTACCTCCATAAGCCTATGTTTCTTTTTAGGGATCAAAGAGGACCTTTCCATCTACTTAGCGGCAATCGCAATCTTCCTAATTCCAACCGATAAAAAAAGAAATAAAGAATGGACTTTCGTTTTTATCATATGCATTTTTTATTATTTTTTCATATTCCCAATCTTAAACGAATGGGCAGGAATATCCGCGGAAAGAAATTGGAAGGAATACTGGGGCGCTCAGAATAAAAATCCTATTTCCATCTTTTTAGACTATATTCAAAATCCAGAAAATAGATTCCAATATTGGAAGGGAATCCGGGACTTAAGTCTGGAATGGGGATTCTGGAATCTGACCGGAGGTTGGATCTTATTTCCATTTTTCGGTTTGTATTCCGTATTTCGATTATCGATTCATCCCTGGGTCAGAGATTTGTACAGTTACTACGTTTACCCTCTCATTCCGTTTTTGATTTTATTTCTAAAAACGGGAGCGGTCTGGATTCAAGATCGAATCGACAAATCCAAAACAAAATTTCTATCGTCCGTTTCGAAAGAAAAAAAACTCATTTTCATTTTAATCCTTACCTTTTCCGCTTCGATCCATAGAAACTCCAAAGAATCAGAATATCCGATCGTATTTTCGCCTAAACCGGATCGAACGACCGAGTTAAAAGATATTTTAAAACAAATCCCCGCCGGAAGTTCCGTTTCCGCCGGATTCCACCTTTCCCCTTTTGTCCCTTTAAAAAATCCGGTGTATCCAATCCGAGAAGATAGAGAATGGAAAGAATGGATACTTCTGGATCGAGAGTATAATTCTCCCTACTTAAGTTCAGAGAAAATTTTGGAGCGAATCGACGCGGACGTGCTAAAAGGAAAATTGCGTTGGGTCCGAAAGACGAACCGCTTCGGTCTGTTGCGTTCGAATACAAAGTCCCCCGTGCCTTAA
- the sufB gene encoding Fe-S cluster assembly protein SufB: protein MEQVLEKESVHENRYYRPDNFPKGLTRKVVESISHIKNEPGWLTEFRLKAFEIYEQKSMPTWGFFPNFNVDIDSYTHYIGSNQQKKKSWDEVDPEVLKSFERLGIPEHERKYLAGIEAMNDSETVYANVKKELTELGILFCDIDTAVREYPDIVRKYLGTVVSVGDNKFSALNSCVFSGGSFAYVPKGVKTPMPLQAYFKVTAASSGQYERTLLIADEGAEIEYSEGCSSVQDKGTNFHTAVVELIAHKNAKIFYTTIQNWKKNMYNWTVKRGLCHERGHITWTDVNIGANTIKYPGIVLQGDHSTGDVLSLAFAGGGQIQDTGARIIHVGRNTRSNILAKGVSLDGGINSYRGLVKFTSGSENSYSHVKCDGLMMDDRSQSHAYPYNDVSGQNGTLNYEATVSRIDEDQLFYLQSRGLSEDDAKLLIINGFCEGVTKHLNVEYSVEMTRLIRMILEDGHVIQENNNSAVS from the coding sequence ATGGAACAAGTCCTGGAAAAAGAATCTGTCCACGAAAATCGTTATTACCGTCCTGATAATTTCCCGAAAGGCCTTACGCGCAAAGTAGTAGAATCCATTTCTCATATCAAAAATGAACCCGGTTGGCTTACCGAATTCCGTCTCAAAGCCTTTGAAATCTACGAACAAAAATCAATGCCGACTTGGGGATTTTTTCCCAATTTCAACGTGGATATCGATTCTTATACACACTATATAGGTTCCAATCAGCAGAAGAAAAAATCTTGGGACGAAGTCGATCCGGAGGTTCTCAAATCCTTCGAACGTCTTGGAATTCCGGAACACGAACGCAAGTATCTCGCGGGAATCGAAGCGATGAACGATTCCGAAACTGTTTACGCTAATGTTAAAAAGGAATTAACCGAACTGGGGATTCTTTTCTGTGACATAGATACCGCGGTCCGTGAATATCCCGATATCGTAAGAAAGTACCTCGGAACGGTTGTAAGTGTGGGAGATAATAAGTTTTCCGCTTTGAACAGTTGTGTTTTTTCCGGCGGTTCTTTCGCTTATGTTCCTAAAGGAGTGAAAACTCCTATGCCTCTTCAAGCATATTTTAAAGTGACTGCGGCTTCTTCGGGCCAGTATGAAAGGACTCTTTTGATCGCGGACGAAGGCGCGGAGATCGAATACTCCGAAGGTTGTTCTTCGGTTCAAGACAAAGGCACGAACTTTCACACCGCGGTCGTAGAACTAATAGCTCATAAAAACGCGAAGATCTTTTATACGACGATCCAAAATTGGAAGAAGAATATGTACAACTGGACCGTCAAACGCGGATTATGCCATGAAAGAGGACATATCACTTGGACCGATGTGAATATCGGGGCGAATACGATCAAATACCCGGGAATTGTTCTTCAAGGGGATCATTCCACGGGAGATGTCCTCTCTCTTGCGTTTGCGGGAGGCGGACAAATCCAAGATACCGGGGCGAGAATCATTCATGTCGGTAGAAATACTCGAAGTAATATATTAGCAAAAGGTGTTTCTCTCGACGGAGGAATCAATTCCTATAGGGGACTTGTTAAATTCACCTCCGGATCGGAGAATTCTTATTCTCATGTGAAATGTGACGGCCTGATGATGGACGATCGTTCTCAGTCTCACGCCTATCCTTACAATGACGTTTCTGGCCAAAATGGAACCTTAAATTATGAGGCTACCGTTTCCAGAATCGACGAAGATCAACTCTTTTATCTTCAATCCAGAGGTTTGTCGGAAGATGACGCAAAACTTCTGATCATCAACGGGTTTTGTGAGGGTGTGACGAAACATTTGAATGTGGAATATTCTGTAGAAATGACGCGTTTGATCCGTATGATTCTCGAAGACGGCCACGTGATTCAAGAAAACAACAATTCCGCAGTAAGCTAA
- a CDS encoding DUF1761 domain-containing protein, which yields MHPELHINYLAVLTAVVVHFIIGSVWYGPILGKAWMKEMGIPLDVKPSAKDMLKPMGLMVVGSFLTAYVLFYTTNVWRASSWHAGEDSPAYVYGFFSGFYTWLGFYLPILINTVTFEGRSWKLFFINAGYNFISLQVIAMILSYWR from the coding sequence ATGCACCCGGAATTACATATCAATTACTTGGCGGTTTTGACCGCAGTGGTTGTACATTTTATCATCGGTTCCGTTTGGTACGGACCGATCCTAGGAAAAGCTTGGATGAAAGAAATGGGAATACCTTTAGACGTCAAACCAAGCGCAAAAGATATGCTCAAACCCATGGGATTGATGGTGGTCGGTTCTTTTTTGACTGCATACGTTCTGTTCTATACAACGAACGTTTGGAGAGCTTCCTCTTGGCACGCGGGAGAGGACAGTCCCGCATACGTCTACGGATTCTTTTCGGGATTTTATACTTGGCTCGGATTTTATCTCCCGATACTGATCAATACGGTGACTTTTGAAGGCAGATCCTGGAAACTTTTTTTCATCAATGCCGGATACAACTTCATCTCTCTTCAAGTCATAGCGATGATTCTTTCATATTGGAGATGA
- a CDS encoding TMEM43 family protein has translation MAFESPDGMSSTESVGFLSQMGNSFKSILTGIVLLPVSFIIIYNVETCEQASAALKNAVPAGQAKDNQPSYVTGTLKANPLGGRFVKSGPYISYSVNSEVYAWDEEVKTEGSGSNKKEVRNCVLKWTSSPENPSSFKLSGCRTKPYHRQSVKDQSDSASGATILSNGKNYSVNLEEVDFTSQVSSRDANENEIFSNGFVYSEGYLYSSKSCAESEKEGCERVQISVTPIPEKDMTFIGDIKGNRVAHFTSAEGNKFLNASVGDFAETMADIKSDDNTMKWVGRFIGFIAMFSSFTLMAGPLTSLLSFIPFVGDLGGGLIKVVLGIVAFIITAITILLIKFWYVWLILLLAGIGYAIYKRKYAPQKAI, from the coding sequence ATGGCGTTTGAAAGTCCGGACGGAATGTCCTCGACGGAGAGTGTAGGTTTCTTATCCCAGATGGGGAATTCCTTCAAGAGTATTCTTACGGGAATCGTTTTATTACCCGTGTCGTTTATCATTATCTACAATGTGGAGACTTGCGAACAGGCGAGCGCCGCTTTGAAAAACGCGGTTCCCGCGGGACAAGCGAAAGATAATCAGCCTTCGTACGTTACGGGGACTCTCAAAGCAAATCCTCTCGGCGGACGATTCGTAAAGAGCGGTCCTTATATTTCTTATTCCGTGAATTCCGAAGTTTATGCTTGGGATGAGGAAGTAAAGACAGAGGGCTCCGGAAGTAATAAAAAAGAAGTTAGAAACTGCGTGTTAAAATGGACTTCTTCACCTGAAAATCCATCCAGCTTTAAACTTTCCGGATGTCGTACGAAACCGTATCATAGGCAGTCCGTAAAGGATCAGTCCGATTCCGCGTCCGGAGCTACGATTCTTTCGAACGGTAAAAATTATTCCGTAAACCTTGAAGAAGTGGATTTTACTTCTCAGGTTTCTTCCAGAGACGCAAATGAAAACGAAATTTTTTCCAACGGCTTCGTCTACAGCGAGGGGTATCTTTACAGTTCTAAATCCTGCGCTGAATCTGAAAAAGAAGGTTGTGAAAGAGTGCAAATCTCCGTAACTCCGATTCCAGAAAAAGACATGACTTTTATCGGAGATATAAAAGGAAATAGAGTGGCACATTTCACTTCTGCGGAAGGAAATAAGTTTTTGAATGCGAGTGTGGGAGATTTTGCGGAAACGATGGCGGATATTAAATCCGACGACAATACGATGAAATGGGTTGGAAGATTTATCGGATTTATCGCAATGTTTTCTAGTTTCACATTGATGGCTGGGCCTTTAACTTCTCTTCTGAGCTTTATTCCTTTTGTGGGAGATCTGGGAGGGGGATTGATTAAAGTCGTTCTCGGAATCGTCGCTTTTATCATCACTGCGATCACCATTCTTCTTATTAAATTCTGGTATGTTTGGCTGATTTTACTTTTAGCAGGGATCGGTTACGCGATCTATAAGAGAAAATACGCTCCTCAAAAAGCGATCTGA
- a CDS encoding peroxiredoxin — MPQVTSLAPDFKAEAVLGKEIKEIKLSDYKGKWVVLFFYPLDFTFVCPTEIIEYDNKLPEFKKLGAEILGVSVDSAFTHLAWKNTPKKEGGIGDVKYPLIADLTKSISRDYNVLTDGGVALRGTFIIDPAGLIRQATINDLPVGRNIDEAIRLIKAFQFVEKHGEVCPANWDEGKKTMKADPEKSKDYFSAVN, encoded by the coding sequence ATGCCACAGGTTACATCCCTAGCGCCGGATTTTAAAGCAGAAGCTGTTCTTGGAAAAGAGATCAAGGAAATCAAACTTTCAGACTATAAGGGGAAATGGGTAGTGTTATTCTTTTACCCGCTTGACTTTACTTTCGTTTGTCCGACTGAGATTATCGAATACGACAACAAACTTCCGGAATTCAAAAAACTTGGAGCGGAAATACTGGGAGTTTCCGTGGATTCAGCTTTTACTCATTTAGCTTGGAAAAATACTCCTAAAAAAGAAGGTGGAATCGGAGACGTCAAATACCCTCTGATTGCGGATCTTACCAAATCCATTTCCAGGGATTATAATGTTCTAACGGATGGCGGAGTGGCTTTAAGAGGAACTTTTATCATCGATCCAGCCGGTCTGATTCGTCAGGCTACTATCAACGATCTTCCTGTGGGACGTAATATTGACGAAGCGATCCGATTGATCAAAGCTTTCCAATTTGTTGAAAAACACGGCGAAGTTTGCCCGGCAAACTGGGATGAGGGAAAGAAAACGATGAAAGCAGATCCGGAAAAATCTAAGGATTACTTCTCGGCGGTGAATTGA
- a CDS encoding tetratricopeptide repeat protein: protein MVNRVLRYFLMIGILICILSIFFPDFQDTDKNNKPIAQPSRIQEILSQILAAIWEIKTGSESSEPSNPNAIASTTNNGEDPNEIFNRAYRTNEKGDYLKAIKEYSKYLELVPGDASGYYNRGLAKYTLKQYGEAVKDFEKAAEIDPNKASVFLSKGYGNEMLENCAQAVDDFRKAIELGEKNNPELYGHKARCENRDENYDEGFRDAWKAVNLDKKNVYAFFELAYAQYGLGKYSDSVASYTMVLQLNPNDEVAFHNRGLAYVFLKKIPLACKDFRKSLGLGYASAKDRLAEYCK, encoded by the coding sequence ATGGTTAATAGAGTTCTTCGTTATTTTTTAATGATAGGAATTTTGATCTGTATCCTGAGCATTTTCTTTCCCGACTTTCAAGATACGGATAAGAACAATAAGCCGATCGCACAACCTTCCCGGATTCAAGAAATCTTAAGTCAAATTTTAGCTGCTATTTGGGAAATCAAAACGGGTTCGGAATCTTCTGAACCTTCCAACCCGAATGCGATCGCATCGACTACGAATAACGGAGAAGATCCCAACGAGATTTTTAACAGAGCTTATCGTACAAATGAAAAGGGCGATTATCTCAAAGCGATCAAAGAATATTCTAAGTATTTGGAATTGGTTCCGGGAGACGCTTCCGGTTATTATAATCGAGGCTTGGCAAAATATACTTTGAAACAATACGGTGAGGCGGTGAAAGATTTCGAAAAAGCTGCGGAGATTGATCCAAATAAGGCTTCCGTATTTCTCTCTAAAGGTTATGGCAACGAAATGCTCGAAAATTGTGCTCAGGCAGTCGACGATTTTCGGAAAGCGATTGAACTCGGTGAAAAGAATAACCCGGAACTTTACGGTCACAAGGCGCGTTGTGAAAATCGTGACGAGAATTACGACGAGGGTTTTAGAGACGCCTGGAAGGCGGTAAATTTAGATAAAAAAAACGTTTACGCTTTCTTTGAATTGGCTTATGCTCAGTACGGTTTGGGAAAATATTCGGATTCGGTTGCGAGTTATACGATGGTTTTGCAACTCAATCCGAACGATGAGGTCGCGTTTCATAATAGGGGTCTTGCGTATGTTTTCTTAAAGAAGATTCCGTTGGCGTGTAAGGATTTTCGAAAATCTTTGGGTTTAGGATATGCGAGCGCCAAGGATCGGTTGGCGGAATATTGCAAATGA
- a CDS encoding FecR family protein, with translation MNHKVKIVLIALSLSMTGSSIVLLSQESKTGDAKISFLLGKAHVQKPGKSSWEPLKSNDFVYEGDLISTGNGSRITVLYRGSEFKIQQNSKIRLTSLHGESKNGRLEIDQGFAWFKIVNLKGKKFDVATSNSTAGVRGTSFSVLYDPKTKDSSFCTCEGKVTISDSNGKEILQEKGKGTIVFSQDPEMKKVEYEGIIKKLKTLPGFEARLKKNLSLKNCLSCHTPEGWAPSEDFLKDETYGKQ, from the coding sequence ATGAATCACAAGGTAAAGATCGTATTGATCGCACTTTCCCTTTCGATGACGGGAAGTTCAATCGTACTTCTGAGTCAGGAATCGAAAACGGGAGACGCCAAAATAAGCTTTTTATTAGGAAAAGCTCATGTTCAAAAACCGGGTAAAAGCTCTTGGGAGCCCTTGAAATCAAACGATTTCGTGTACGAAGGGGATCTGATCTCCACGGGTAACGGTTCGAGAATTACGGTTCTTTATAGAGGTTCCGAATTTAAGATCCAACAAAACAGTAAAATCAGACTCACAAGTCTTCACGGAGAATCCAAAAACGGCAGACTTGAAATCGATCAAGGCTTCGCATGGTTTAAGATTGTAAATCTCAAAGGAAAAAAATTCGACGTTGCAACTTCAAATTCAACGGCGGGAGTTCGAGGCACTTCGTTTTCAGTTTTGTACGACCCGAAAACAAAAGATTCTTCTTTTTGCACCTGCGAAGGGAAGGTAACCATTTCCGATTCGAATGGAAAGGAAATTCTTCAGGAAAAAGGAAAAGGAACGATCGTTTTTTCACAAGATCCGGAAATGAAAAAAGTGGAATATGAAGGAATTATAAAAAAGTTAAAAACCCTTCCGGGCTTCGAAGCAAGATTGAAAAAAAATCTCTCTTTGAAAAACTGTCTTTCTTGTCACACTCCGGAAGGTTGGGCTCCTTCCGAGGATTTTTTAAAGGACGAAACCTACGGCAAACAATAA